One window from the genome of Methanobacteriaceae archaeon encodes:
- a CDS encoding metallophosphoesterase, with protein MHHNNSTIINNVQIIDLALKIDDYLIISDLHLGYEQSLNTEGLMIPKFQFEKILKRLEEINNISPSKKIVINGDLKHEFGKITLQEWKEVNDFLLYLQDNFEEIILIKGNHDNFIPYIANKLDLQVKETFSIENFLILHGHKIPENLEDIKEDTLIIGHEHPCIGLRSGERVEKIKCFLKGEFKGKNIIVMPSFNFVSEGSDILHEKLLSPFLKNRPIDNFEAYGVENFEVFSFGKIKNIIKASQQFI; from the coding sequence TTGCATCATAATAACTCCACTATAATCAATAATGTTCAAATAATAGATTTGGCTCTTAAAATAGATGATTATCTAATAATTTCAGATTTGCATTTAGGATATGAGCAATCCTTAAATACTGAAGGATTAATGATTCCTAAATTTCAGTTTGAGAAAATATTGAAGCGCTTAGAAGAAATAAACAATATATCTCCTTCTAAAAAAATTGTAATCAATGGGGATCTAAAGCACGAATTTGGAAAAATCACCCTTCAGGAATGGAAAGAGGTGAATGATTTTTTATTGTATTTACAAGATAATTTTGAGGAAATAATTTTAATTAAAGGAAATCATGATAATTTTATTCCCTACATTGCAAATAAGCTGGATTTACAAGTAAAAGAAACATTCAGCATTGAAAATTTTCTAATACTACATGGACATAAAATACCTGAAAATCTGGAAGATATAAAAGAAGATACGCTAATTATAGGTCATGAACACCCATGTATAGGCCTTCGCAGTGGTGAAAGGGTTGAAAAAATAAAATGCTTCCTTAAAGGAGAATTTAAAGGTAAAAATATAATTGTTATGCCTTCATTTAACTTTGTAAGTGAAGGTTCAGATATTTTACATGAAAAACTGCTCTCACCGTTTCTAAAAAATAGACCAATTGATAATTTTGAGGCCTATGGTGTTGAAAATTTTGAAGTATTCTCCTTTGGAAAAATAAAGAATATAATCAAAGCTAGCCAGCAATTTATTTAA
- a CDS encoding HEAT repeat domain-containing protein, translating into MADSKIEINDLIKQLQDEDPKIRKQAADSLAEISNDESNNEIIEPLIAALKDENPQVRFKSAQALGNVGESAVDPLINMINEEEGEIRRYATFALKKIGSPSAVEYFINALDDEDWGVRKVAARSLGELGDKKALESLTKALDDEDWGVKLSVLRSLGDLGDEGAIDPIKKARRKEKDKDFKKAANKALKKIQSS; encoded by the coding sequence ATGGCAGATTCTAAAATTGAAATTAACGACCTTATAAAACAACTACAGGATGAAGACCCGAAAATAAGAAAACAGGCCGCTGACAGTCTGGCTGAAATATCCAATGATGAATCTAATAATGAAATTATTGAACCATTAATCGCAGCACTTAAGGATGAAAATCCTCAGGTAAGATTTAAATCAGCACAAGCCCTGGGAAATGTAGGTGAATCTGCAGTAGATCCTTTAATAAACATGATTAATGAGGAAGAGGGCGAAATCCGAAGATATGCTACTTTTGCTTTAAAAAAAATTGGGAGTCCTTCTGCAGTGGAATATTTTATAAATGCTCTGGATGATGAAGACTGGGGAGTTAGAAAAGTTGCTGCAAGATCTTTAGGTGAATTAGGAGACAAAAAAGCTTTGGAGTCACTGACTAAAGCTTTAGATGATGAAGACTGGGGAGTAAAATTGTCAGTACTTCGTTCTTTAGGAGATTTGGGTGATGAGGGAGCTATTGATCCTATTAAAAAGGCCCGTAGAAAAGAAAAGGATAAAGACTTTAAAAAAGCAGCCAATAAAGCTTTAAAAAAAATACAGAGTTCTTAA
- a CDS encoding carbon-nitrogen hydrolase family protein, with product MNSKIKLALCQMKVVDNKEHNIKKALEMIKESSINNADLVILPEMFNCPYENSKFEEYSETFDESPTLATISSASSEFKIHIIAGSIPEKTEEGIYNTSFIFNDNGEIIGFHRKMHLFDIDIPGRITFKESDILKPGQEITVVDTNFGKIGIGICYDIRFPELSRIMALQGANILVFPGAFNLTTGPAHWETLIRTRAIDNQVFVAAASPASNKSSNYVAYGHSMVCDPWGEIISKGNFEERIIYAELDHNIVNNVREELPILKNRRTDIYHLNWNK from the coding sequence ATGAATAGTAAAATAAAATTAGCTCTTTGCCAGATGAAAGTGGTTGACAATAAAGAGCATAATATAAAAAAAGCCTTGGAGATGATTAAAGAGAGCTCAATCAACAATGCAGATCTGGTTATTCTTCCTGAGATGTTTAATTGTCCTTATGAAAATTCCAAATTTGAAGAATATTCAGAAACATTCGATGAAAGTCCCACTCTGGCAACTATATCCTCTGCATCTTCTGAATTCAAAATACATATTATAGCTGGATCCATTCCCGAAAAAACAGAAGAAGGGATTTACAATACTAGTTTTATTTTTAATGATAATGGCGAAATAATTGGTTTTCACCGGAAAATGCACTTATTTGATATAGACATCCCCGGTAGAATTACTTTTAAAGAATCAGATATTTTAAAGCCCGGCCAAGAAATTACCGTTGTGGATACAAACTTCGGAAAAATTGGAATTGGCATATGTTATGATATTCGGTTTCCAGAGTTATCTCGAATTATGGCCCTCCAAGGAGCTAATATTCTAGTATTTCCTGGTGCATTTAATCTTACTACTGGGCCTGCCCACTGGGAAACATTAATTAGAACTCGGGCCATAGATAATCAAGTTTTTGTTGCAGCTGCCTCTCCAGCAAGTAATAAGAGTTCCAATTATGTGGCTTATGGTCATTCCATGGTTTGCGATCCCTGGGGAGAGATTATAAGTAAAGGAAATTTTGAAGAGAGGATTATTTACGCAGAATTGGATCATAATATAGTAAATAATGTTCGTGAGGAACTTCCAATTTTAAAAAATCGTAGAACCGATATTTACCATTTAAACTGGAATAAATAA
- the nucS gene encoding endonuclease NucS produces the protein MKFISSENPSASETFKLIDDGLRKRALVMVFACCKATYEGRARSRLGSGERVIMLKPDGAFLIHQDRKLDPVNWQPPKSRSKVKMKDGAVYLESIRRAPEERLEVEIKKAHLVTYYLAEDSQDLEVAGHEKDMGKMIWKSPEIIEKGFRPTDKEYQTSKGFIDILGKDKDGSLMILELKSRKAGISAVKQLRRYLKDFEDDKGKIRGILVAPSVTDDAMELLEEEGLEFKSVEPPRELSIDKKVTLDFF, from the coding sequence ATGAAATTCATATCATCTGAAAATCCATCTGCTTCAGAAACTTTCAAATTAATAGATGACGGACTGCGAAAAAGAGCACTGGTAATGGTTTTCGCTTGTTGTAAAGCCACCTATGAAGGAAGGGCTAGAAGTCGTCTGGGCTCTGGAGAAAGAGTCATTATGTTAAAACCAGATGGTGCTTTTCTAATTCATCAAGATCGCAAACTCGACCCCGTGAACTGGCAACCTCCTAAATCACGATCAAAAGTGAAAATGAAAGATGGTGCAGTATATCTAGAAAGCATAAGAAGAGCTCCTGAAGAGCGACTGGAAGTGGAAATTAAAAAGGCCCATTTAGTAACTTACTATCTGGCTGAAGACTCACAAGATCTGGAAGTGGCAGGTCATGAAAAAGACATGGGAAAAATGATATGGAAATCGCCCGAGATAATTGAAAAAGGTTTTAGGCCAACCGATAAAGAATATCAAACTTCAAAAGGATTTATAGACATTCTAGGGAAGGATAAAGATGGTTCTTTGATGATATTAGAATTAAAAAGTAGAAAAGCCGGGATCAGTGCAGTTAAACAGCTTAGAAGATACTTAAAAGATTTTGAAGATGACAAAGGGAAAATTAGAGGAATATTAGTGGCACCCTCAGTTACTGATGATGCTATGGAGCTTTTGGAAGAAGAAGGCCTTGAATTTAAATCTGTAGAACCTCCCAGAGAATTAAGTATTGATAAAAAAGTTACTTTAGATTTCTTCTAG
- a CDS encoding M48 family metalloprotease, translating to MINPLNFTIETEVSPDYHTAILDFIYKYYLFPQPDRFSSIKNSHSKGLSFVLDSSLSDDKTSNGISGNFNDSKSQGDNQKTNNSSKAYFVYGKIESGAEIHVTLTPEGNVPKTVLDQLAEDIFVAVQIYEENIRQSTIYFAWSEGQEIIPEKTPSIRKKASKSLFGSSMLLFFILFFGINIILFILIGFYAVIFILLIQLLIVLLSDKIYMRMGEWKITPVNPNIHIIQYQMPDNESKFFKENLGENALMKVKKEIYDASLAIGESPTCEISEKVLSKYGFHCSSSRQRSRVINVYNIVKEASDKFGIDVPKIIVSNNMLPNAAATGPSPSRGLVLITTGLLVQLDEEEILSVIGHEMGHLVGRDPIILLSIVSGEFILRLTILLPLVLISPIIYILVAMGLIFFVAKFFEARADLLSAKVIGKPEILAEALRKIGYSRLQFERMPSYRISSWIMWDPHPPIYFRIRRLENLKNADKIKNPLIKSAKDVFKGFRDSFKG from the coding sequence ATGATAAACCCTTTAAATTTCACAATTGAAACTGAAGTTTCACCGGATTATCATACTGCTATTCTAGATTTCATATATAAATATTACTTATTTCCACAACCAGATCGTTTTTCAAGTATAAAAAACAGCCATTCTAAAGGTTTATCTTTTGTTTTGGATTCAAGTTTATCTGATGATAAAACTTCAAATGGAATTTCAGGCAATTTTAACGACTCAAAAAGCCAGGGAGATAATCAAAAAACAAATAATTCATCTAAGGCCTATTTTGTGTATGGTAAAATCGAATCTGGAGCGGAAATTCACGTTACTTTAACCCCTGAAGGAAATGTTCCTAAAACTGTTTTGGATCAACTGGCAGAAGACATTTTCGTGGCCGTACAGATTTATGAGGAAAACATTCGCCAATCAACTATTTATTTTGCCTGGTCAGAAGGTCAGGAGATTATTCCAGAAAAAACTCCTTCCATTAGAAAAAAAGCTTCTAAAAGTCTTTTTGGAAGTAGCATGCTCTTATTTTTTATTTTATTTTTTGGAATTAATATAATTCTTTTTATTTTAATTGGATTTTATGCAGTAATCTTCATACTCCTAATACAGCTATTAATTGTCTTACTTTCAGATAAAATTTACATGAGGATGGGAGAATGGAAAATAACTCCTGTAAATCCTAATATTCACATTATACAGTACCAAATGCCGGATAATGAATCCAAATTTTTCAAGGAAAATTTAGGTGAAAATGCACTAATGAAAGTTAAAAAAGAGATTTATGATGCTAGTCTGGCAATAGGTGAGTCTCCGACATGCGAAATTAGTGAAAAGGTACTCTCTAAATATGGGTTTCATTGTAGCTCTTCTAGACAGCGTTCAAGAGTAATAAATGTTTATAATATTGTTAAAGAAGCATCAGATAAATTTGGAATAGATGTTCCTAAAATAATTGTCTCTAATAACATGCTTCCCAATGCGGCAGCCACGGGCCCCAGCCCTAGTAGGGGATTAGTGCTTATAACTACTGGTTTACTGGTACAATTAGACGAAGAAGAAATATTAAGTGTTATTGGTCATGAAATGGGTCATTTGGTGGGAAGAGACCCTATAATTCTTCTTAGTATTGTTTCTGGTGAATTTATTCTGCGTCTGACTATTTTACTTCCGCTGGTTCTAATATCTCCCATTATTTATATATTGGTGGCCATGGGCCTTATTTTCTTTGTTGCTAAGTTTTTTGAGGCTCGCGCAGATCTTTTATCGGCCAAAGTCATCGGGAAACCAGAAATATTAGCCGAGGCCCTTCGAAAAATTGGATACAGTCGATTGCAGTTTGAAAGAATGCCTTCTTATAGGATCTCCAGCTGGATTATGTGGGACCCCCATCCTCCAATTTATTTCAGAATAAGAAGATTGGAAAACCTAAAAAATGCAGATAAAATCAAAAACCCATTAATTAAGTCGGCTAAAGATGTTTTTAAAGGATTCAGGGATTCTTTCAAGGGTTAA
- a CDS encoding nuclear transport factor 2 family protein — translation MQAETQTKSEILDLMNEYKKAYAEKNINSIIKIIPEDDDMIFVGSGQDEWVQGFEEIKKGFERDFEQADSINIEFSKIPVFGNGNVAWTTTTMNMEIKINGNDLNLNGRLSVVFEKRNDNWLIVQLHYSMAVVEQKTGQSYPNK, via the coding sequence ATGCAAGCAGAAACACAGACCAAAAGTGAAATCCTGGATTTAATGAACGAATATAAGAAAGCATATGCTGAAAAAAATATTAATAGTATAATTAAGATCATTCCCGAAGATGATGATATGATCTTTGTGGGAAGTGGACAAGACGAATGGGTACAGGGATTTGAAGAAATTAAGAAAGGTTTTGAAAGAGATTTTGAGCAGGCAGATTCTATAAATATTGAATTTAGCAAAATCCCAGTTTTTGGCAATGGCAATGTGGCCTGGACAACCACCACTATGAATATGGAAATAAAAATAAATGGAAATGATCTGAATTTAAATGGGCGTTTATCAGTAGTATTTGAAAAAAGAAATGATAATTGGCTAATTGTCCAACTACATTATTCTATGGCAGTTGTAGAACAAAAAACAGGCCAATCTTATCCAAATAAATAA
- a CDS encoding ferredoxin, protein MANYRVEMDRTMCISCGNCIEACNDLWKFGDDGISSLIDSKMEGDIQIKELDDIGCSVDAAGKCPVICIHVYEGDIELV, encoded by the coding sequence ATGGCAAATTATCGAGTTGAAATGGACCGTACAATGTGTATATCTTGTGGAAACTGTATTGAGGCTTGTAATGATCTTTGGAAATTTGGAGACGATGGAATATCTTCTTTAATTGATTCTAAAATGGAAGGTGACATACAAATTAAAGAACTGGATGATATTGGTTGCAGTGTTGATGCTGCCGGTAAATGCCCGGTTATTTGTATCCATGTCTATGAAGGGGACATTGAATTGGTCTAA
- a CDS encoding alpha/beta fold hydrolase, translating to MSWNIKKEMSSPKNYNIDEFTFESGDSLDNLNVEYVTLGAPELDSENNLVNGVLYLHGWGGSCTSMKRLDPITGLGKPLDPEEVFIISPTALGSPGSSAPSTTSLGPNFPKYTLNDMVNFHHELLKEKFSIEHLKGVIGTSMGGFQALNWAVNYADYMDFLIPLVSSYQVKGLNFANFYFMNSLIEKDPEYDNGNYEKNPERVTRIVSEFMYMFGLSKDYYRYELENKDILKYMNQMGIEGSFTDANDIIWRNNAAMGFDLENELSKITAKTLILAINQDQYFPPSQDAIPMSKMIKNSKIALFDSICGHIGTKDLYKVENNIIAFLKEFF from the coding sequence TTGTCTTGGAATATAAAAAAGGAAATGAGCAGTCCAAAAAATTATAATATTGATGAATTTACTTTTGAATCAGGAGATTCACTGGATAATCTAAATGTGGAATATGTTACACTGGGAGCCCCTGAACTGGACTCAGAGAATAATTTAGTAAATGGAGTACTTTATTTGCATGGTTGGGGGGGTAGTTGTACTTCAATGAAACGTCTTGACCCTATAACTGGGCTTGGAAAGCCACTAGATCCCGAAGAAGTTTTTATAATTTCGCCCACAGCATTAGGATCACCAGGGTCTTCTGCACCGTCCACCACGTCTTTAGGGCCTAATTTTCCAAAATACACTCTAAATGATATGGTTAATTTTCACCATGAGCTTCTGAAGGAAAAATTCAGTATCGAACATCTAAAAGGAGTCATTGGGACATCTATGGGGGGTTTTCAGGCTCTCAATTGGGCCGTAAATTATGCGGATTATATGGATTTTTTAATTCCATTAGTAAGTAGCTACCAAGTCAAAGGCCTTAATTTTGCCAATTTCTATTTCATGAATTCTTTAATTGAAAAAGATCCAGAATATGATAATGGAAATTATGAGAAAAACCCGGAAAGAGTCACTCGCATTGTTTCAGAGTTTATGTACATGTTTGGTCTTTCTAAAGATTATTATCGCTATGAATTAGAAAATAAAGATATATTAAAATATATGAATCAAATGGGTATTGAAGGAAGCTTTACCGATGCTAATGATATAATATGGAGAAACAATGCAGCAATGGGTTTTGATTTGGAGAATGAACTTTCAAAGATAACTGCAAAAACTCTTATTCTGGCCATTAATCAGGATCAGTATTTTCCACCATCACAGGATGCTATACCTATGTCAAAAATGATTAAAAATTCTAAAATTGCATTGTTTGATTCAATATGTGGCCATATCGGTACAAAAGATCTTTATAAAGTTGAAAATAATATAATTGCCTTTTTGAAGGAATTTTTTTAG
- a CDS encoding MFS transporter, producing MAKILDQKSSFYVLAVVVMGAFLIPYMGAALNVSLPSIGREFSLDLVILGWIPTAFILANAALILPFGRLGDIYGRKKIFTLGVGLFTFASFMAFFSPSANYLIVFSFMQGVGCSMIFGTGVAILSSVFPLGSRGEYFGIYVTSVYIGLLTGPLLGGFLTQTFGWRSIFLFNIPVGLIILVLIFLKIKTDWIGSKGESFDLKGTLVYVPTIIILLYGFTNIFSTYGQLLVILGLLLLVGFIILELKTPKPIINPRIFKKVVPAISSASTLLMITSTSAIWTLISLYLQYVQSLSPVVVGILLVIQPLTVALVSPFAGRLSDRIYGAPIALVGIILSCIGLLLAIFIGFETSMTYIIALSIILGLGNALFSSPNTNIFMSSIDREFYGSASAVMSTVIFTGQLLSLGILLLIFSGTLGGLEVIPSQFAAFISSQKITFSIFFILSIIGTILIFLLVLKKRPDKQYN from the coding sequence ATGGCAAAAATACTTGATCAGAAAAGCTCTTTCTATGTCTTAGCAGTTGTTGTTATGGGAGCTTTCCTAATACCATATATGGGTGCGGCATTAAATGTTTCTCTCCCATCCATTGGGCGAGAATTCTCATTAGACTTGGTTATTTTAGGATGGATACCCACCGCATTCATATTAGCCAATGCTGCATTAATACTGCCTTTTGGGCGTTTAGGAGATATTTATGGGAGAAAAAAGATTTTCACCTTGGGTGTTGGTTTATTTACATTTGCCTCATTTATGGCTTTTTTCTCCCCATCAGCAAATTATTTGATAGTATTCAGTTTCATGCAAGGTGTGGGTTGTTCTATGATATTCGGTACGGGGGTGGCCATACTAAGCTCAGTATTTCCCCTGGGGTCTCGGGGAGAGTATTTTGGAATTTATGTGACCTCAGTTTATATTGGACTTCTGACCGGGCCATTATTAGGTGGTTTTTTAACCCAGACCTTTGGTTGGAGAAGTATATTTTTATTTAATATACCTGTTGGTTTGATAATCCTTGTTTTAATCTTTTTAAAAATAAAAACCGATTGGATAGGTTCTAAAGGAGAAAGTTTTGATTTAAAGGGGACCTTGGTTTATGTGCCCACCATAATAATTCTTTTATATGGTTTTACCAACATATTTAGTACTTATGGACAGTTATTAGTAATTTTAGGACTTTTATTGTTAGTAGGATTTATAATTTTAGAGTTAAAAACACCAAAACCGATTATTAATCCCAGAATATTTAAAAAAGTTGTTCCAGCTATTTCTAGTGCATCTACTCTTTTAATGATAACTTCAACTTCAGCTATCTGGACTTTAATAAGCCTTTATCTGCAATACGTCCAATCTTTGAGTCCCGTGGTTGTAGGAATATTGCTAGTCATTCAGCCACTCACTGTGGCATTAGTATCACCATTTGCAGGTAGGCTTTCTGATAGAATCTATGGTGCCCCCATTGCATTAGTCGGCATAATATTATCCTGCATTGGACTATTATTAGCAATTTTTATTGGATTTGAAACCAGCATGACATATATAATTGCTTTATCAATAATTTTAGGTCTGGGAAATGCATTATTTTCTTCCCCAAACACCAATATCTTTATGAGTTCCATTGATCGCGAGTTTTATGGTTCCGCATCAGCAGTCATGTCCACAGTGATTTTTACTGGTCAGCTTTTAAGTTTAGGTATTTTGCTTTTAATATTTTCCGGGACCTTGGGAGGATTAGAAGTTATTCCATCCCAATTTGCAGCATTTATATCCAGCCAAAAGATTACATTTTCCATATTCTTTATTCTAAGCATTATAGGGACTATTTTAATATTTTTACTGGTTTTAAAAAAGAGGCCGGATAAACAATATAATTAG
- a CDS encoding DNA-formamidopyrimidine glycosylase family protein: MPELPSLEIFKQYFDSTSLNQEIKEININNPEILFDISENNIKELVNRYFVSSSRYGKYLFASTSDNKFLIFHFGMTGFFKYHPKNEGINPHSRISFLFKNGNVLDFDDSRKFGKISISENISDFINKKNLGPDALEISLSSFKKLFKRRSGHIKPLLINQQFLAGIGNLYADEILFQSGIHPLKKADQIENDEQNKLYDNMVWVLKKAIEVNDSPRNFPENFLLAHRYPKGECPNGEKLDIIKVGGRTTYYCPNKQKL; this comes from the coding sequence ATGCCAGAACTACCAAGTTTAGAAATATTCAAGCAATATTTTGATTCAACATCCTTGAATCAGGAAATAAAAGAAATTAATATCAATAACCCCGAAATACTTTTTGATATATCTGAAAATAATATAAAAGAATTGGTAAATAGATATTTTGTTTCCAGTTCAAGATATGGAAAATATCTCTTTGCATCAACTTCAGATAATAAATTCCTGATTTTTCATTTTGGTATGACTGGTTTTTTTAAATATCATCCAAAAAATGAAGGAATCAATCCCCATAGCAGAATTTCATTTTTATTTAAAAATGGTAATGTCTTAGATTTTGATGATTCAAGAAAATTCGGTAAAATTAGTATTAGTGAAAATATCTCTGATTTTATTAATAAAAAGAATTTAGGGCCTGATGCATTAGAAATAAGTTTATCATCATTTAAAAAATTGTTTAAAAGAAGAAGTGGGCATATAAAACCTCTTTTAATTAATCAGCAATTTTTAGCAGGGATAGGGAACCTATATGCTGATGAAATATTATTTCAAAGCGGAATACATCCTTTAAAAAAGGCCGATCAGATAGAAAATGATGAGCAGAATAAATTATATGATAATATGGTCTGGGTTCTAAAAAAGGCCATAGAAGTTAATGATAGTCCCCGCAATTTTCCTGAAAATTTCCTATTGGCCCATCGATACCCTAAAGGAGAATGTCCTAATGGTGAGAAATTAGATATAATAAAGGTTGGAGGCCGTACCACCTATTACTGTCCAAACAAACAGAAATTATGA
- a CDS encoding ferritin-like domain-containing protein, whose product MDNEEIIKLLNIDFVHELEATMVYAYNSFIIKDCEVSRLTEAISVDEMRHMWWLADLIVKRGGKPTMEHRELDFSSDDLITQLKLQIEKETEGIDEYQRQVEIIDDEEVVGVLKHIIDEEKRHRKEFNEHLKNIG is encoded by the coding sequence ATGGATAATGAAGAAATAATAAAGCTTTTAAACATTGATTTTGTTCATGAACTGGAAGCTACCATGGTTTATGCCTATAATTCATTTATTATTAAAGATTGTGAAGTCAGCCGACTTACAGAGGCCATATCTGTAGATGAAATGAGACATATGTGGTGGTTAGCCGATTTAATAGTTAAAAGGGGAGGCAAACCAACTATGGAACATAGAGAATTAGATTTCAGTTCTGATGATTTAATAACTCAACTAAAACTTCAAATTGAAAAAGAAACCGAAGGCATCGATGAATACCAAAGGCAAGTTGAAATAATTGATGATGAAGAAGTAGTTGGTGTTTTAAAACATATTATAGATGAAGAAAAACGTCACCGAAAAGAATTCAATGAACATTTAAAAAATATTGGTTAA
- a CDS encoding M48 family metallopeptidase: MSENILIENMEIEYTIIRRKIKNPRMEFKTGSLVLILPKNYKDHKKLIEKHKNWIYNKLDLIEKSKTCYLNMNRSENDLKTEIHLWVEYYSGIMELNPGNISFRQMKKRWGSCDGKRNLKFNTRLRYLPGDLIEYIVFHELSHLLEFGHNKDFWQIIHLKFPDYKKKDQKLSMYWFAIMAHTNNFKNP, from the coding sequence ATGAGCGAAAATATTTTAATTGAGAATATGGAGATTGAATACACTATTATTCGTAGAAAAATTAAAAACCCGCGTATGGAATTTAAAACGGGAAGCTTAGTTTTAATTTTACCAAAAAACTATAAAGATCACAAAAAACTTATTGAAAAGCATAAAAATTGGATTTATAATAAGTTAGATCTAATTGAAAAGTCAAAGACTTGTTATTTAAACATGAATCGGAGTGAAAATGATCTAAAAACTGAAATTCACCTTTGGGTAGAATATTATTCTGGGATCATGGAACTAAATCCCGGAAATATTTCTTTTCGCCAAATGAAAAAAAGATGGGGGAGCTGTGATGGCAAAAGAAACCTTAAATTTAATACTAGGCTGAGATATCTTCCGGGGGATCTTATAGAGTATATAGTTTTTCACGAATTAAGCCATTTGCTTGAATTTGGTCATAATAAGGATTTTTGGCAAATAATCCATCTTAAATTTCCAGATTATAAGAAAAAAGACCAGAAACTTTCTATGTACTGGTTTGCAATCATGGCCCACACAAATAACTTCAAAAATCCTTAA
- the nadA gene encoding quinolinate synthase NadA, whose amino-acid sequence MINQLQKEIIKLKKEKNAIILSHNYQPGEIQEIADFIGDSLELCIKASKIKDKDLVVFCGVDFMAETAFILNPDKKIVIPDADAECPMAHMLPAEEVKKAKKVYPDAAVVLYVNTLAEAKAEADVLCTSANALKVVESLKEDTILFGPDRNLAWFVSQHTDKEIIPIPEKGHCYVHKMFNPADILIMKEKYPDAEVLVHPECDPEVQEVGDHVLSTGGMLKQVQESSKDTFIIGTEVDMSTRIKRENPKKNPIPAFDEAICENMKLHSLEKVKNSLLNEEFIVSVPEDIASKALKAVEKMLELSG is encoded by the coding sequence ATGATTAATCAACTACAGAAAGAGATTATAAAACTTAAAAAAGAAAAAAACGCAATCATATTATCCCACAATTACCAACCCGGAGAAATACAAGAAATTGCTGATTTTATTGGTGATTCCCTGGAACTTTGTATAAAGGCCTCCAAAATAAAAGATAAAGACCTTGTGGTTTTCTGTGGAGTAGATTTTATGGCGGAAACGGCATTTATTCTGAACCCAGATAAAAAAATTGTGATACCTGATGCAGATGCAGAATGTCCCATGGCCCATATGCTCCCTGCAGAAGAAGTTAAGAAAGCTAAAAAAGTTTATCCAGATGCTGCAGTTGTTCTCTATGTCAATACACTAGCAGAAGCTAAAGCTGAGGCCGATGTTCTTTGTACCTCTGCCAATGCACTTAAAGTAGTGGAAAGTCTAAAAGAAGACACCATTTTATTTGGACCTGATAGAAATCTGGCATGGTTTGTATCTCAGCATACGGATAAAGAAATAATCCCCATACCCGAAAAGGGACATTGCTACGTCCACAAAATGTTCAATCCAGCCGATATTTTAATCATGAAGGAAAAATATCCTGATGCTGAAGTTCTGGTGCATCCAGAGTGCGATCCTGAAGTTCAAGAAGTTGGAGACCATGTTTTAAGTACCGGTGGGATGTTAAAACAGGTTCAAGAATCTTCTAAGGACACATTTATAATCGGGACTGAAGTAGATATGAGTACCCGAATCAAAAGAGAAAATCCGAAAAAGAACCCAATACCTGCTTTTGACGAGGCCATTTGTGAAAATATGAAACTTCATAGCCTGGAAAAAGTAAAAAATTCTCTTTTAAATGAAGAATTTATAGTTAGTGTTCCGGAAGATATTGCTTCTAAGGCCTTGAAGGCTGTGGAAAAAATGTTAGAACTCTCTGGATAA